The sequence below is a genomic window from bacterium.
TCCGTGGCCACGTACTTCTAGGGGAGGCCGCGCATGCGCACGCTCTGCACCTGCCTGCTGATCGCCGCAACCGTCTCCCCGGCGACGGCGGCGCCCGCATCGCGGCCGCCTGCCGAGCACCACGCCTACCAGACGCTCGACGAGGCCCTGCGCGAGGTATTCGCCGGCGCCGACTCGACCTGGACCGAGAGCTGGACGCCGGACGACGCCGCCCGCGCCGCCTTGGCCGCGCAGCTCGGCGCGCCCCAACCCGCGGGCGAGATCGTCTTCCACCGCGCCCGCGACGGCGGGCGCGACCTGGGCTGGGCCGTGGCGACCGACGAGATCGGGCTGCACGAGCCGATCACGATCCTGGTCTCGGTCGACGCCGCGCGCGAAGTCGGTCCCGTGCGCGTGCTCGTCTTCCGCGAGTCGCGCGGCGGCGAGGTGCGCCGCAAGCGCTTCCTCGAACAGTTCCTGGGCAAGACGCGCGCCGACCCGCTGCGCATCACGCGCGACATCGACGCCGTCACCGGCGCGACCTACTCCTCGCGCGCAGTGACGGCGGGGGTCAAGCGCGTGCTGGCCCTGGTGGATGCGCGCTACCCCCTCGAACGGAGCGCCCCGTGAGGATGCCGGCTCGACACCTGCACCGCTGGCTGGGAGGGGTGCTGTTGCTGCCCCTGCTGGCGGTCACCGCGAGCGGCCTGCTGCTGGGCAACCCGTACTGGCTGGACCGCGACCGCGATCCCGTGCTGCGGGTCGTCGCCGACCCCGTGCGACCGGGCGTGCTCTGGCAGGGGCGCGCTTCGGGGCTGTGGCGCTCGACGGACGCGGGCGTCGCGTGGCGCGACGTGCCGATGCTCTCGCCGCCGTTGGCGGTCGCCGGGATCGCCGTGGCGGGCGACACGATCTGGGCCGTGGGAGCCGCCGGCGACCTGGTGGTCTCGCGCGACGGCGGCACGGTCTGGGAATCCCTGCCGGGCGTGCCCCTGGACGGCGCGCGCGTGCGGGACCTCGGCGCCGGCCACGGCGGCGCGCTCTACGCGTGGACGACGCGGGGCCTCTTCGCCGGCGCGGACGGCGGCCGCGCTTGGACCGCGCGGGGCGACGCGCCGGCGGTCGCTCCGTCCGACCGCCTGCGCGCGCTGCACACCGGCCGGTGGCTGGGACCGCGCGGCAAGCTCTTCAACGATGTCGCCGCCGCCGCGACGATCCTGCTGGCGGTCACGGGGCTGCTGGCCTGGAGACGGCGCAACGAGCGCCGAGGCCGATCTTGTGCCGGCATCCCGGTCGGGGATACACTGCGCCGGTGACCACCGACCCCGAAGACAGGAGTTGCGTCATGCGCCGGATCCACCGTCTCGCGATCCTGCCCGTCTGGGCCGTCCTCGCCACCGCGGCCTGCGCGCCGGCCTTCGGCCCCTGCACGTCG
It includes:
- a CDS encoding FMN-binding protein — translated: MRTLCTCLLIAATVSPATAAPASRPPAEHHAYQTLDEALREVFAGADSTWTESWTPDDAARAALAAQLGAPQPAGEIVFHRARDGGRDLGWAVATDEIGLHEPITILVSVDAAREVGPVRVLVFRESRGGEVRRKRFLEQFLGKTRADPLRITRDIDAVTGATYSSRAVTAGVKRVLALVDARYPLERSAP
- a CDS encoding PepSY domain-containing protein — its product is MRMPARHLHRWLGGVLLLPLLAVTASGLLLGNPYWLDRDRDPVLRVVADPVRPGVLWQGRASGLWRSTDAGVAWRDVPMLSPPLAVAGIAVAGDTIWAVGAAGDLVVSRDGGTVWESLPGVPLDGARVRDLGAGHGGALYAWTTRGLFAGADGGRAWTARGDAPAVAPSDRLRALHTGRWLGPRGKLFNDVAAAATILLAVTGLLAWRRRNERRGRSCAGIPVGDTLRR